In a genomic window of Halalkalicoccus sp. CG83:
- a CDS encoding sulfite oxidase-like oxidoreductase has protein sequence MSVTDVTDLYREFGEERLPPGQRETSEFPVLSKGPVPEWDPDEWEFTVTGAVEEELSLSWEEFRALPTRTQRQDFHCVTGWSRFDCEFAGVSFPDLAERAGVHDDAVHVMFSALDGYTTNLPLEACNREEVLFTWELDGEDLPPDHGGPLRVVTPHKYAYKGAKWVDGVEFLTEPERGFWEKRGYSNTADPWNEERYG, from the coding sequence ATGAGCGTCACCGACGTCACCGACCTCTATCGCGAGTTCGGCGAGGAGCGGCTGCCGCCCGGCCAGCGCGAGACCTCGGAGTTCCCGGTGCTCTCGAAGGGCCCCGTTCCGGAGTGGGACCCCGACGAGTGGGAGTTCACCGTCACCGGGGCAGTCGAGGAGGAACTCTCCCTCTCCTGGGAGGAGTTCCGGGCGCTTCCGACTCGCACGCAGCGCCAGGACTTCCACTGCGTCACCGGCTGGAGCCGGTTCGACTGCGAGTTCGCCGGCGTCTCGTTTCCCGACCTGGCCGAACGCGCGGGCGTTCACGACGACGCCGTCCACGTCATGTTCTCGGCGCTCGACGGCTATACGACGAACCTTCCGCTCGAGGCCTGCAACCGAGAGGAGGTGCTGTTCACCTGGGAACTCGACGGCGAGGACCTTCCGCCGGACCACGGTGGTCCCCTACGAGTGGTCACGCCACACAAGTACGCTTACAAGGGTGCGAAGTGGGTCGACGGAGTCGAGTTCCTGACCGAACCCGAACGCGGCTTCTGGGAGAAACGCGGCTACTCCAACACCGCCGACCCGTGGAACGAGGAGCGCTACGGCTGA
- the menD gene encoding 2-succinyl-5-enolpyruvyl-6-hydroxy-3-cyclohexene-1-carboxylic-acid synthase, protein MTAPNRNVLWGRAIADELAKAGIEDICVAPGSRSTPLTVALAEREEVAIHSHLDERSAAFYALGRAKRTDRPAPLVCTSGTAAANFHPAVIEANQARVPMLLFTADRPAELRDSGANQTVDQTKLYGDAVRRYRELPEPEADDRKLRSLRTTVARSVAESTGTPAGPVHLNAPFAKPLEPVDVPGDVPPEFAEHHPTAAEGREGPYVSVARGRPALPTADRREVVDAVRGSDRGLIVAGPADGPDAGAIAALGRATGFPILADPISGVRFGVADRADVTVVGGYDSWLDTPGSPSPDLVLRFGASPTSKVLREYLRDAEARQFLVDPAGEWREATFAATDLLIADETRLARSITADLDAPPADSDWRERFDRAEERYWTLIDDATDRLFEGAVLHHVFARVPDPATLFVSNSMPIRDADRFARPREADLTTLGNRGASGIDGITSSALGAGSATDDPLVLVIGDLAYYHDMNGLLAIGRLALDATIVLLNNDGGGIFHMLPIEGFDPPFTDQFKTPHGLELAPTGDLYGLDFVRTDSLEGFVDAYDASLESDGAQVIEVVVDGEASHRRREDVHERVGSAFDA, encoded by the coding sequence ATGACCGCGCCCAATCGGAACGTCCTCTGGGGGCGAGCGATCGCTGACGAGCTCGCCAAGGCGGGAATCGAGGACATCTGCGTCGCGCCGGGCAGTCGTTCGACGCCGTTGACGGTCGCCCTCGCCGAACGCGAGGAGGTAGCGATCCATTCACATCTCGACGAGCGATCGGCGGCGTTCTACGCGCTCGGCCGGGCGAAACGAACCGACCGGCCGGCGCCGCTGGTCTGTACCTCCGGTACCGCTGCCGCGAACTTCCATCCCGCCGTGATCGAGGCGAATCAGGCGCGAGTTCCGATGCTCCTCTTCACCGCGGATCGCCCCGCCGAACTCCGCGACAGCGGTGCGAACCAGACGGTCGACCAGACGAAGCTCTACGGCGACGCCGTCCGTCGCTATCGCGAGCTACCCGAGCCCGAAGCGGACGACCGAAAACTCCGCTCACTGCGGACGACGGTCGCCCGCTCGGTCGCCGAGAGCACCGGGACGCCGGCGGGACCGGTCCACCTGAACGCCCCCTTCGCGAAGCCGCTCGAGCCGGTCGACGTTCCCGGCGACGTCCCCCCGGAGTTCGCGGAGCACCACCCGACCGCCGCCGAGGGTCGCGAGGGACCGTACGTCTCCGTGGCTCGAGGTCGTCCGGCGCTCCCGACCGCCGATCGCCGGGAGGTCGTCGACGCCGTTCGGGGGAGCGATCGCGGGCTGATCGTCGCCGGGCCCGCCGACGGTCCCGACGCGGGGGCGATCGCGGCGCTCGGGAGGGCAACGGGCTTTCCGATCCTCGCCGATCCCATCTCGGGAGTGCGTTTCGGGGTCGCCGACCGCGCCGACGTCACGGTCGTCGGCGGCTACGACTCCTGGCTCGATACCCCGGGTTCCCCGAGCCCCGACCTCGTTCTCCGGTTCGGCGCCTCGCCGACCTCGAAGGTCCTCAGGGAGTACCTACGGGACGCAGAGGCTCGTCAGTTCCTCGTCGACCCCGCCGGCGAGTGGCGCGAGGCGACGTTCGCCGCGACGGACCTGCTGATCGCGGACGAGACACGCCTCGCGCGTTCGATCACGGCCGATCTCGACGCACCGCCGGCCGATTCCGACTGGCGCGAACGGTTCGACCGCGCCGAGGAGCGTTACTGGACGCTGATCGACGACGCCACGGACCGGCTCTTCGAGGGAGCCGTCCTCCACCACGTCTTCGCCCGTGTCCCCGACCCGGCGACCCTGTTCGTCTCCAACAGCATGCCGATCCGCGACGCCGACCGCTTCGCTCGCCCCCGGGAGGCCGACCTCACGACCCTCGGAAACAGGGGCGCCAGCGGCATCGACGGGATCACGAGCAGCGCGCTGGGCGCCGGCAGCGCCACGGACGACCCGCTGGTGCTCGTGATCGGCGACCTCGCGTACTACCACGACATGAACGGGCTGCTCGCGATCGGCCGTCTCGCTCTGGATGCGACGATCGTCCTGCTGAACAACGACGGCGGCGGCATCTTCCACATGCTCCCCATCGAGGGATTCGACCCGCCGTTCACCGACCAGTTCAAGACGCCCCATGGCCTGGAGCTCGCGCCGACCGGCGATCTCTACGGTCTCGACTTCGTTCGAACCGACTCGCTCGAGGGATTCGTCGACGCCTACGACGCGTCGCTCGAGAGCGACGGTGCACAGGTGATCGAGGTCGTCGTCGACGGCGAGGCGAGCCACCGGAGACGTGAGGACGTCCACGAACGCGTCGGATCGGCGTTCGACGCGTGA
- a CDS encoding adenylosuccinate synthase yields the protein MTVTIVGAQLGDEGKGGVVDLYGDRVDVVARYQGGDNAGHTVVHGGEEYKLSLVPSGAVRGKIGVLGNGCVVNPATLFEEIDALRERGLEPDVRVAERAHVILPYHRVLDGIEEEAKSDSNQKVGTTGRGIGPTYEDKAGRRGIRVGDLLDPDVLRERLEYVVPQKRALAEDVFGVKTGEEFDIASLYEQYRRFGERLAEEGMPVNAGDFLTDAMADGRTVMVEGAQGTTIDIDHGNYPYVTSSNPTAGGAATGTGLSPGVIGDGEVIGIVKAYLTRVGSGPLPTELGGVAGDTPGYDEQGEGENEELAEYIREEGGEYGTVTGRPRRVGWLDVPMLRHATRVSGFTGLAINHIDVLAGLESVNVGHAYELDGETIETTPTTTERWADCEPVLREFDGWPETDWEAVANEGYDAIPANARAYLEYVSDELGVPIYAVGVGPGREQTVVVESPFE from the coding sequence ATGACCGTAACGATCGTCGGCGCCCAGTTGGGCGACGAGGGCAAGGGCGGGGTCGTCGACCTCTACGGCGACCGAGTCGACGTCGTCGCCCGGTATCAGGGCGGCGACAACGCCGGCCATACCGTCGTCCACGGCGGCGAGGAGTACAAGCTCTCGCTCGTACCGAGCGGCGCCGTTCGCGGGAAGATCGGCGTGCTGGGCAACGGCTGCGTCGTCAACCCCGCGACCCTGTTCGAGGAGATCGACGCCCTTCGCGAACGGGGGCTCGAACCCGACGTCCGCGTCGCCGAACGCGCCCACGTCATCCTGCCGTACCACCGCGTCCTCGACGGCATCGAGGAGGAGGCCAAGAGCGACTCGAACCAGAAGGTCGGCACGACGGGTCGAGGGATCGGTCCAACGTACGAGGACAAAGCCGGCCGCCGGGGGATCCGGGTCGGCGACCTGCTCGATCCCGACGTTCTCCGGGAACGTCTCGAGTACGTCGTCCCGCAGAAGCGCGCGCTCGCGGAGGACGTCTTCGGCGTCAAGACCGGCGAGGAGTTCGACATCGCCAGCCTCTACGAGCAGTACCGCCGGTTCGGCGAACGCCTCGCCGAGGAGGGGATGCCGGTCAACGCCGGCGACTTCCTCACCGACGCCATGGCCGACGGACGGACCGTGATGGTGGAAGGCGCACAGGGAACGACCATCGACATCGACCACGGCAACTACCCGTACGTCACGTCCTCGAACCCCACCGCTGGCGGTGCCGCGACCGGGACCGGTCTCAGCCCGGGCGTCATCGGCGACGGGGAGGTCATCGGCATCGTCAAGGCCTACCTCACCCGGGTCGGGAGCGGGCCGCTGCCGACCGAACTCGGGGGCGTCGCCGGCGACACCCCCGGCTACGACGAGCAGGGCGAGGGCGAGAACGAGGAACTCGCCGAGTACATCCGCGAGGAGGGCGGCGAGTACGGTACCGTCACGGGCAGGCCCCGCCGCGTCGGGTGGCTCGACGTCCCCATGCTGCGCCACGCAACCCGCGTCAGCGGCTTCACGGGGCTCGCGATCAACCATATCGACGTACTGGCCGGCCTCGAGAGCGTCAACGTCGGCCACGCCTACGAACTCGACGGGGAGACGATCGAGACGACGCCGACCACCACCGAGCGGTGGGCCGACTGCGAACCGGTGCTGCGGGAGTTCGACGGCTGGCCCGAGACCGACTGGGAGGCGGTCGCGAACGAGGGCTACGATGCGATCCCCGCGAACGCCCGCGCGTACCTCGAGTACGTGAGCGACGAACTCGGGGTTCCGATCTACGCCGTGGGCGTCGGTCCCGGTCGCGAGCAGACCGTCGTCGTCGAGTCGCCGTTCGAGTAG
- a CDS encoding UPF0058 family protein, producing MHKDELLELHDQMVTIMKYFKRQEGVDENLFAPYDQLDVDPTHVHKSKSEHKHAVFVLGNALANAMSEDEFSSAGRLGKRMKELADDAQRKI from the coding sequence ATGCACAAGGACGAGCTCCTCGAACTCCACGATCAGATGGTGACCATCATGAAGTACTTCAAACGTCAGGAGGGGGTCGACGAGAACCTCTTCGCTCCCTACGACCAGCTGGACGTCGATCCCACGCACGTCCACAAATCGAAGAGCGAACACAAACACGCCGTGTTCGTCCTCGGCAACGCGCTGGCGAACGCCATGAGCGAGGACGAGTTCTCGAGCGCCGGCCGCCTCGGCAAGCGCATGAAGGAACTCGCGGACGACGCCCAGCGGAAGATCTGA
- a CDS encoding DUF7527 domain-containing protein: protein MRAETEARIERWETRPTDGGYAGLHALIEAGFSGVISADGTRLFVLDGRPIGLFGGPMESFENAPITAHVTPHPALPILFAMQERGGETTARCYTDDTPLADAAETLASNGFTGYVELSENVLSGEYYVVYHRGRSIPVAFVGEGDRLLVDDDARTRANEEVGIYEVTAVTLEELDLPEPPGDEPATARPSPTTSGRTLRDDGSIADADGPVDATDHAHTEAAGSAAAGPAGSSPAVDPDGADGPPVANGDPGGPDDSTDLETDDFRDVDTVEDGVDRTVAVDRWGSVVNEPVEDRIAAERRWREAVRTAAPGPERVRDENTVVGPVTETEPGTPSVADDLDEEASREPANELEVERRLREAAEAEADRLQKEVLSLRERLETFETADEAESSPAGVESAEELPSESIAPTRALSGTDLFVRYATASGPTLGDAHSDGVDRAAVDGNLRLERHTGFDPTGVRVGDRPFETFLEERVEHRFADWLIRSLSFDVRETGHRKGLERLYDAIPEIDRIDFGGIVDVGEDVGTGEGENPSFDVVFRNRMGEALIVADCVDSREAVGEEQVASLVTAATAAREAGETLAGAMLVTTSFFGPDALETAVEATRSGLLGRNARESYVTISRRSGYHLCLIEMRDAFHVRVPEL, encoded by the coding sequence ATGCGAGCCGAGACGGAAGCCCGAATCGAGCGGTGGGAGACGCGACCGACGGACGGCGGCTACGCCGGCCTCCACGCGCTGATCGAGGCGGGGTTCTCCGGCGTGATCAGCGCGGACGGAACGCGGCTGTTCGTGCTCGACGGCCGCCCGATCGGCCTGTTCGGCGGACCGATGGAGTCGTTCGAGAACGCACCGATCACCGCACACGTCACACCCCATCCGGCGCTTCCGATCCTGTTCGCGATGCAGGAACGGGGCGGAGAGACGACCGCCCGGTGCTACACCGACGACACGCCGCTCGCGGACGCCGCGGAGACGCTCGCCTCGAACGGCTTCACCGGCTACGTCGAACTCTCGGAGAACGTCCTCAGCGGCGAGTACTACGTCGTCTACCACCGAGGTCGTTCGATACCGGTGGCGTTCGTCGGCGAAGGTGATCGCCTCCTCGTCGATGACGACGCGCGGACGCGGGCGAACGAGGAGGTCGGGATCTACGAGGTGACGGCGGTCACGCTCGAGGAACTCGATCTACCGGAACCGCCGGGGGACGAGCCGGCGACGGCACGGCCGTCCCCGACCACGAGCGGCAGAACGCTTCGGGACGATGGGTCGATCGCCGACGCCGACGGTCCCGTCGACGCCACCGATCACGCTCACACCGAGGCAGCCGGTTCCGCCGCCGCTGGTCCGGCCGGCTCCTCCCCCGCCGTCGATCCTGACGGGGCCGACGGCCCGCCGGTTGCCAATGGCGACCCGGGCGGCCCCGACGACTCCACCGACCTCGAGACCGACGATTTCCGGGACGTCGATACCGTCGAGGACGGCGTCGATCGGACGGTCGCGGTCGACCGATGGGGATCGGTAGTGAATGAACCGGTCGAGGACCGGATCGCCGCCGAACGACGGTGGCGGGAGGCCGTTCGAACGGCCGCACCCGGGCCGGAGCGAGTTCGTGACGAGAACACCGTCGTCGGACCGGTCACCGAGACCGAACCCGGGACCCCGAGTGTGGCCGACGACCTCGACGAGGAGGCGAGTCGGGAGCCAGCGAACGAACTCGAGGTCGAACGACGGCTGCGGGAGGCCGCCGAGGCCGAGGCCGATCGACTCCAAAAGGAGGTGCTCTCGCTGCGTGAGCGCCTCGAGACGTTCGAGACGGCGGACGAAGCCGAGAGCTCCCCCGCGGGGGTCGAATCCGCGGAGGAGCTTCCGTCCGAGTCGATCGCACCGACGCGGGCGCTCTCGGGGACGGACCTGTTCGTCCGGTACGCGACGGCGAGCGGGCCGACCCTCGGGGACGCCCACTCGGACGGGGTCGATCGGGCGGCCGTCGACGGGAACCTCCGACTCGAGCGCCACACCGGGTTCGATCCGACGGGCGTGCGGGTCGGCGATCGACCCTTCGAGACGTTCCTAGAGGAGCGCGTCGAGCACCGCTTCGCCGACTGGCTGATCCGATCGCTGTCGTTCGACGTCCGCGAGACGGGACATCGAAAGGGGCTCGAACGACTCTACGACGCGATTCCCGAGATCGACCGGATCGACTTCGGCGGGATCGTCGACGTCGGCGAGGACGTCGGCACAGGCGAGGGGGAGAACCCGTCGTTCGACGTCGTTTTCCGGAACCGAATGGGCGAGGCGCTGATCGTGGCGGACTGTGTCGACTCGCGGGAGGCGGTCGGCGAGGAGCAGGTGGCGTCGCTCGTGACGGCGGCGACCGCGGCGAGGGAGGCCGGGGAGACGTTAGCGGGGGCGATGCTGGTGACGACGAGCTTCTTCGGTCCTGACGCCCTCGAGACGGCCGTGGAGGCAACGCGGTCGGGACTGCTCGGGAGGAACGCCCGCGAGAGCTACGTGACGATCTCCCGGCGCAGCGGCTATCACCTCTGTCTCATCGAGATGCGCGATGCGTTTCACGTCCGCGTGCCGGAACTCTAG
- a CDS encoding ribbon-helix-helix domain-containing protein, with product MPKVEITVPEHLEMQIAQMVEQGEFVNREEAIEELLSTGIKAYKTSGAQMDDDAALEDDGMMGHDDEYVF from the coding sequence ATGCCGAAAGTAGAGATAACCGTTCCCGAGCACCTCGAGATGCAGATCGCCCAGATGGTAGAACAGGGCGAGTTCGTCAACCGCGAGGAGGCGATCGAGGAACTACTGTCGACGGGAATCAAGGCGTACAAGACGAGCGGAGCACAGATGGACGACGATGCCGCGCTCGAAGACGACGGGATGATGGGCCACGACGACGAGTACGTCTTCTGA
- the fdhF gene encoding formate dehydrogenase subunit alpha, producing MASEEQEPVKTICPYCGVGCGIQVKPGEEPGDMRFMPWGEAPVNEGKICIKGGAATQVVDHEDRLTDPLIKEDGEFREATWEEAYGRIVDELERIREEHGPDAMGFYGSSKTMNEENYLLQKLARRYGTNNVDNCTRMCHASTVWALRTSLGAGAMTNSMADLREEADVFWIQGANPGEQHPIANSVYFRQAVLDGATVIQVDPHANKTTRSFKIDETDRHMHLQLNPGTDIPLLNIVLKTILENHEENPDEGWIDEAFIEERTEGFEHLQETLEGFDAEAAAEECGVPLEDIREAAEKYASAENAAIFTGMGMSQHACGVDNVQNEINLALITGNLGKPGTGVNPLRGQNNVQGTCDVGAMPNVLPGYQLVDDDEARKSVEEVWGFDVPPEPGLTNVEISHEAGRSVHGLFVMGENPIMSEPDANNVAERFEQLEFIAVQDIFMTETAKYADVILPATTWAERGGTVTNTDRRVQRMRPVQKVHENTKHDLEIVSEIGTRLFGEDGGFDFSDPEEVFEELRQVCPSYHGMTYDALGEEGIQWPCYEEGDEGDQYLYEESFDTENGLGHIEGVSHTPPAETPDEEYPLILTTARLEEHYNTGTMSRRSPTLNRQHPENFVDVHPNDAERYGIEDGQKVTLRSRRGEITVEAQVTEDTKEGVIWTTPHFAAASANKLTNDVLDERSKIPEYKAAAAEIEVGIEPGEDAPADD from the coding sequence ATGGCGAGTGAGGAGCAAGAGCCGGTCAAGACGATCTGTCCCTACTGCGGCGTCGGCTGTGGAATCCAGGTCAAACCGGGCGAGGAGCCCGGCGACATGCGCTTCATGCCGTGGGGCGAGGCGCCGGTCAACGAGGGAAAGATCTGCATCAAGGGCGGTGCAGCCACGCAGGTCGTCGACCACGAGGATCGACTCACCGATCCGCTGATCAAGGAGGACGGCGAGTTCCGGGAGGCGACGTGGGAGGAGGCCTACGGACGGATCGTCGACGAACTCGAACGCATACGAGAAGAACACGGCCCCGACGCCATGGGCTTCTACGGCTCGTCGAAGACCATGAACGAGGAGAACTACCTCCTCCAGAAGCTCGCGCGTCGATACGGCACGAACAACGTCGACAACTGCACGCGGATGTGTCACGCCTCGACCGTGTGGGCGCTGCGGACGAGCCTCGGCGCGGGCGCGATGACCAACAGCATGGCCGACCTCCGGGAGGAGGCGGACGTCTTCTGGATCCAGGGTGCGAACCCCGGCGAACAGCACCCGATCGCCAACAGCGTCTACTTCCGACAGGCGGTACTCGACGGCGCGACCGTCATCCAGGTCGACCCGCACGCGAACAAGACGACGCGGTCGTTCAAGATCGACGAGACCGACCGCCACATGCACCTGCAGCTGAACCCCGGGACGGACATCCCGCTCCTCAACATCGTCCTCAAGACGATCCTCGAGAACCACGAGGAGAACCCCGACGAGGGGTGGATCGACGAGGCGTTCATCGAGGAGCGCACCGAGGGGTTCGAGCACCTGCAGGAGACCCTCGAGGGCTTCGACGCGGAGGCCGCCGCCGAGGAGTGTGGCGTCCCCCTGGAGGACATCCGGGAGGCGGCCGAGAAGTACGCCAGCGCCGAGAACGCCGCCATCTTCACCGGAATGGGGATGAGCCAGCACGCCTGCGGCGTCGACAACGTCCAGAACGAGATCAACCTCGCGCTGATCACGGGCAACCTCGGCAAGCCCGGGACCGGGGTCAACCCGCTTCGCGGCCAGAACAACGTTCAGGGGACGTGTGACGTCGGCGCGATGCCGAACGTCCTCCCCGGCTATCAGCTCGTCGACGACGACGAGGCCAGAAAGAGCGTCGAGGAGGTCTGGGGCTTCGACGTCCCGCCGGAGCCGGGCCTGACGAACGTCGAGATCTCACACGAGGCGGGCAGATCGGTCCACGGGCTCTTCGTCATGGGCGAGAACCCCATCATGTCCGAGCCCGACGCGAACAACGTCGCCGAGCGGTTCGAACAGCTGGAGTTCATCGCGGTCCAGGACATCTTCATGACCGAGACCGCGAAGTACGCCGACGTGATCCTGCCGGCGACGACGTGGGCCGAACGCGGCGGCACCGTGACGAACACCGACCGCCGGGTCCAGCGCATGCGCCCCGTCCAGAAGGTCCACGAGAACACGAAACACGACCTCGAGATCGTCTCGGAGATCGGTACCCGACTCTTCGGCGAGGACGGCGGCTTCGACTTCTCGGATCCGGAGGAGGTGTTCGAGGAGCTCCGGCAGGTCTGTCCGAGCTACCACGGGATGACCTACGACGCGCTGGGCGAGGAGGGGATCCAGTGGCCCTGCTACGAGGAGGGTGACGAGGGCGATCAGTACCTCTACGAGGAGAGTTTCGACACCGAGAACGGGCTGGGTCACATCGAGGGCGTCAGCCACACTCCGCCCGCCGAAACGCCGGACGAGGAGTACCCGCTGATCCTGACGACGGCTCGGCTCGAGGAACACTACAACACCGGGACGATGAGTCGTCGCTCGCCGACGCTCAACCGCCAGCATCCCGAGAACTTCGTCGACGTCCACCCGAACGACGCCGAGCGCTACGGCATCGAGGACGGACAGAAGGTGACGCTCCGCTCGCGGCGCGGCGAGATCACCGTCGAGGCACAGGTCACCGAGGACACCAAGGAGGGGGTCATCTGGACGACGCCGCACTTCGCGGCGGCCTCCGCGAACAAGCTCACGAACGACGTGCTCGACGAGCGATCGAAGATCCCCGAGTACAAGGCCGCGGCCGCCGAGATCGAGGTCGGAATCGAACCCGGCGAGGACGCGCCCGCCGACGACTGA
- a CDS encoding isochorismate synthase, with protein MTSSHPEGPISAAQARTEAVLVSRACEVPELSYRTFLARHDPPRIHWAAPAGPEIVGAGAAARLTASGPDRFDRLRSDADRLFSDVDAELPASVRPRAFGGFAFDEDHGDSPPWEGFPAAEFVVPRIQLTRTDDGTWLTVSEYGAEVDAAAVTTELERARESLSDYPEMQPSGRPPGVAATRRTTSRREWTRQVDAATARIDAGDLRKVVLAQALEADLEAPIEIPDVLERLRRTYPDCYRFLIEPTATAGFFGAPPERLVSLRDRTVRTEALAGSVARGESPEEDHELMASLLESGKLEREHGVVVDTIREQLAPLGEVSVEDRTVRKLATIQHLRTPITARLASDEHVLSLVEALHPTPAVGGLPPETALETIRETETFDRGWYAAPVGWFDAAGDGEFAVAIRSGVASGRTVALFAGNGIVADSDPDEEWEEVQLKYRPILDALSQR; from the coding sequence ATGACGTCCTCGCACCCCGAGGGTCCGATATCCGCCGCCCAGGCCCGAACGGAGGCCGTGCTGGTGAGCCGGGCCTGCGAGGTGCCGGAACTCTCCTATCGAACGTTTCTCGCCCGCCACGACCCACCACGGATCCACTGGGCCGCGCCGGCCGGCCCCGAGATCGTCGGCGCCGGCGCGGCCGCGCGCCTGACCGCGAGCGGTCCCGATCGGTTCGATCGGCTCCGGTCGGACGCGGATCGGCTCTTCTCCGACGTCGACGCGGAACTCCCCGCATCGGTGCGACCGCGCGCGTTCGGCGGATTCGCCTTCGACGAGGATCACGGCGACTCGCCCCCTTGGGAGGGGTTCCCCGCCGCGGAGTTCGTCGTGCCGCGGATCCAGCTCACGCGAACCGACGACGGCACCTGGCTCACGGTCTCGGAGTACGGAGCCGAGGTCGACGCCGCCGCGGTGACGACCGAACTCGAACGCGCCCGAGAGAGCCTCTCGGACTACCCCGAGATGCAGCCGAGCGGCAGGCCGCCGGGCGTCGCGGCCACCCGTCGAACGACCTCCCGGCGGGAGTGGACCCGGCAGGTCGACGCTGCCACCGCGCGAATCGACGCCGGCGACCTTCGGAAGGTCGTGCTCGCCCAGGCGCTCGAGGCCGACCTCGAGGCGCCGATCGAGATCCCCGACGTGCTCGAACGCCTTCGCAGAACCTACCCCGACTGCTACCGGTTCCTGATCGAGCCGACCGCCACGGCCGGCTTCTTCGGCGCACCGCCCGAACGGCTGGTGTCGCTTCGGGATCGAACCGTCCGGACCGAGGCGCTGGCGGGTTCGGTCGCTCGGGGCGAGAGCCCCGAAGAGGACCACGAGCTGATGGCGTCGCTGCTCGAGAGCGGAAAGCTCGAACGCGAACACGGCGTCGTCGTCGATACGATCCGCGAACAGCTCGCACCGCTCGGCGAGGTGAGCGTCGAGGACCGAACCGTCCGGAAGCTCGCGACGATCCAGCACCTCAGGACGCCGATCACCGCACGGCTCGCGAGCGACGAACACGTCCTCTCGTTGGTCGAGGCGCTCCATCCGACGCCCGCAGTCGGCGGGCTCCCGCCCGAGACGGCCCTGGAGACGATCCGCGAGACCGAAACGTTCGATCGCGGCTGGTACGCCGCCCCCGTCGGATGGTTCGATGCGGCCGGCGACGGCGAGTTCGCCGTGGCGATCCGATCGGGCGTCGCGAGCGGCCGGACCGTCGCGCTGTTCGCGGGCAACGGTATCGTCGCCGACAGCGATCCCGATGAGGAGTGGGAGGAGGTCCAGCTCAAATACCGCCCGATCCTCGACGCGCTCTCGCAGCGATGA
- a CDS encoding Cdc6/Cdc18 family protein: protein MVETDELFIRDDPIFVNKELLEINHLPDEGRIVGRDEEIKLLANAVNPAIFGQSPSNILIYGKTGTGKSLCAKHVSQRLIDAASSEGVTAAFAYVDCAQDTTETQAVQTIASSFNDAETDVNVPDKGISTATYYKRLWRILDERYDVVLIILDEIDKLADDAILMQLSRAGEAGKLTDCKIGVVGISNKIRYKDRMDERVKSSLCEREFVFPPYDASQLGEIMEARRDAFRDGVLEGGVIPRAAALAAREHGDARKAIDILRYAGEIAQSTGADSVQEGYVTDARKRAETDRFRELIRGSTPHSRYVLHALTVLSLNGGDGFRTTAIYDVYEEICRQEGAEPLSLRRVRDLLKEHAFLDIIEQSRHSGGSAEGSYTRHRLLEDADVVRDVLVDPA, encoded by the coding sequence ATGGTCGAGACGGACGAGCTGTTCATTCGCGACGATCCGATCTTCGTCAACAAGGAGTTGCTGGAGATCAACCACCTGCCCGACGAGGGTCGGATCGTCGGACGCGACGAGGAGATCAAGCTGCTCGCGAACGCGGTCAACCCGGCGATCTTCGGCCAGAGCCCGAGCAACATCCTCATCTACGGCAAGACGGGCACCGGGAAGTCCTTGTGCGCGAAACACGTCTCCCAGCGCCTGATCGACGCCGCGAGCTCCGAGGGCGTCACCGCCGCGTTCGCCTACGTCGACTGCGCTCAGGACACCACCGAGACACAGGCGGTTCAGACGATCGCGAGCAGCTTCAACGACGCCGAAACGGACGTAAACGTCCCCGACAAGGGGATCAGCACGGCGACCTACTACAAACGCCTCTGGCGAATCCTCGACGAGCGTTACGACGTCGTGCTCATCATCCTCGACGAGATCGACAAACTCGCGGACGACGCCATCCTGATGCAGCTCTCGCGGGCGGGCGAGGCGGGCAAGCTCACCGACTGCAAGATCGGAGTGGTCGGCATCAGCAACAAGATCCGGTATAAGGACCGGATGGACGAGCGCGTCAAGAGCAGTCTCTGCGAGCGGGAGTTCGTCTTCCCGCCGTACGACGCCTCGCAGCTCGGCGAGATCATGGAGGCTCGCCGCGACGCCTTCCGCGACGGCGTCCTCGAAGGCGGCGTGATCCCGCGGGCCGCGGCGCTCGCCGCCCGCGAACACGGCGACGCGAGGAAGGCGATCGACATCCTTCGGTACGCCGGCGAGATCGCCCAGTCGACGGGTGCCGACTCCGTCCAGGAGGGGTACGTCACCGACGCGCGGAAGCGCGCCGAGACCGATCGGTTTCGCGAACTGATACGCGGATCGACGCCCCACTCGCGCTACGTGCTCCACGCGCTGACGGTGCTCTCGCTCAACGGCGGCGACGGCTTCCGAACGACGGCGATCTACGACGTCTACGAGGAGATCTGTAGACAGGAGGGCGCCGAACCGCTCTCGCTGCGTCGGGTGCGGGACCTGCTGAAGGAACACGCCTTCCTCGACATCATCGAGCAGTCGCGCCACAGCGGCGGCAGCGCCGAGGGTAGCTACACCCGTCACCGACTCCTCGAGGACGCCGACGTCGTCCGTGACGTGCTCGTCGACCCAGCCTGA